Proteins from a genomic interval of Hoplias malabaricus isolate fHopMal1 chromosome 13, fHopMal1.hap1, whole genome shotgun sequence:
- the LOC136665403 gene encoding transmembrane protein 235-like — protein sequence MTFGSVVIAAGLSGLLSFAFLAVAIGTEYWYIIEVNPVHNSTGKYQSSHSGLWIIYEERNGSYHDISIDLNMTEASEQYKHLSNLHKVIVILLPVSLVALVFGGIFGLVASLARSYALLTGEAVYFFICSFFTLSGMCIYVSYSEHAMDLLQREMGTELPAHVHVSYGWSLAMACLSYCLELATSFLLMLAARLAYRKRHHESTVTLSMT from the exons ATGACCTTCGGCTCCGTGGTCATCGCCGCTGGACTGTCCGGTTTACTGAGCTTCGCTTTTCTAGCTGTTGCTATCGGCACCGAATACTGGTACATTATAGAAGTGAATCCAGTTCACAACTCCACCGGGAAATACCAGAGTTCCCACTCAGGGCTGTGGATCATCTATGAAG AAAGGAATGGGAGCTATCATGACATCTCCATCGATCTGAATATGACGGAGGCCTCTGAGCAGTACAAGCACCTTTCAA ACCTGCACAAAGTCATTGTGATTTTGCTTCCCGTCAGCCTGGTGGCGCTGGTGTTTGGAGGGATCTTTGGGCTAGTGGCTTCCTTGGCTCGCAGTTATGCTCTCCTCACTGGCGAGGCTGTGTATTTCTTCATCTGCA GCTTCTTCACGCTCTCTGGCATGTGCATCTACGTCAGCTACTCGGAGCATGCTATGGATTTGCTGCAGAGGGAGATGGGCACTGAGCTGCCCGCCCATGTGCATGTGTCCTACGGCTGGTCCCTGGCCATGGCTTGTCTCTCCTACTGCCTGGAACTGGCCACCAGTTTTCTGCTCATGCTGGCCGCACGACTCGCCTACCGCAAGCGCCACCACGAGTCCACCGTGACTCTCTCCATGACATAG
- the LOC136665131 gene encoding baculoviral IAP repeat-containing protein 5.2-like — protein sequence MELSKEDCLRMYFYQSRLATFSGWPFDEDCACTSENMAKAGFIHTPSDNSPDVAQCFFCFKELEGWEPQDDPEKEHQSHSPTCHFIMLKKSVEELTTEELFKLQKERQKFHIKKICNQGIEKFKEAAKSRRGDIIKKAMEG from the exons ATGGAGCTCTCAAAAGAAGATTGTTTAAGAATGTACTTTTACCAGAGCAGACTGGCCACTTTTTCAGGCTGGCCGTTTGATGAGGACTGCGCCTGTACATCTGAGAAT ATGGCCAAAGCTGGTTTTATCCACACTCCCAGTGACAACAGTCCAGATGTTGCCCAATGCTTCTTCTGCTTCAAAGAGCTGGAGGGCTGGGAACCTCAGGATGATCCAGA GAAGGAACACCAGTCTCATTCTCCGACTTGCCACTTCATTATGCTCAAAAAGTCTGTGGAGGAGCTCACAACTGAAGAACTATTTAAACTGCAGAAAGAGAGGCAGAAGTTCCATATC AAAAAGATCTGCAACCAAGGTATTGAGAAATTTAAGGAGGCTGCAAAATCAAGACGAGGTGACATTATCAAAAAGGCTATGGAAGGATAG